In Catenulispora sp. GP43, the genomic window ATACGTCCAGGACTACGCAGCAGTACAGCTTGCCCTCGCGGGTGGGGTGTTCGGTGATGTCGGTAACCCACAGCTGGTTAGGCCCGTCTCGTCGGAAGTCACGCCGGACCAGGTCGGTGACCGTCGCCGCGGCGAGCACGGACCTGGCCTTGCGTCGCAGCGGCAATCCGGACAGGCCGGCCCGCCGCATCAGTAGCGCCACCGTGTTCTGCCCGATGGTTATCCCGTGGGCCTCGACGAGTTCGGCGTGGACTCGCGGCCGGCCGTAGGTGGCCCGGGAGGCGTCATGGATCCGGCCGATAAGATCCAAGAGCCATGCGTGCCGAATGACCCGCTGCGATGGCGGTCGGCCGAGCCACTCGTAGAAGCCCGAGGTCGACACGCCCAGGGCGTAGCAGGCCTGCCGGATCCGAACTCCGTCATCGTGCCGCTCGGCCACGAGACGGTACCGGACTTTTGGGG contains:
- a CDS encoding IS3 family transposase translates to MRDLEEEVKILRKAAAAVEQVVPPKVRYRLVAERHDDGVRIRQACYALGVSTSGFYEWLGRPPSQRVIRHAWLLDLIGRIHDASRATYGRPRVHAELVEAHGITIGQNTVALLMRRAGLSGLPLRRKARSVLAAATVTDLVRRDFRRDGPNQLWVTDITEHPTREGKLYCCVVLDVFSRRVVGWTIDSRQRADPATNALGMTIDSRAPAASAIILGDHAPSSHPGLSPNTPGRPSCCRPWATSATRTTMPSSNPSVLASDTQQMSCEFGA